Below is a window of Clostridium sp. JN-1 DNA.
TCTAAGTGCTTAGACACACATCCAACAGTGTGCACATCCTATCCTCCTGCGTCATCCCATCTGTCAAATGGAAGCTGGCGGTATTGGAATGTCAGCCAATTGTCCATCACCTACGCCTTTCGGCCTCGGCTTAGGTCCCGACTAACCCTGGGAGGACGAGCCTTCCCCAGGAAACCTTAGGTTTTCGACCAATAAGATTCTCACTTATTTCTCGCTACTTATGCCAGCATACTCACTCCTGTACAGTCCACCGCTCCTTACGGTACAGCTTCAATCCATACAGGAAGCTCCTCTACCACTCTTTCGAGTCCATAGCTTCGGTGGTAAGTTTTAGCCCCGGACATTTTCGGCGCAGGATCTCTCGACTAGTGAGCTATTACGCACTCTTTAAATGAGTGGCTGCTTCTAAGCCAACATCCTAGTTGTCTTAGAAATCCCACATCCTTTACCACTTAACTTACACTTTGGGACCTTAGCTGATGATCTGGGCTGTTTCCCTTTTGACCGCGGATCTTATCATTCGCAGTCTGACTGCCGAGATACGAGTATATGGCATTCGGAGTTTGATAAGGTTCAGTAACTGTTTTCAGCCCTTAGCCTATTCAGTGCTCTACCTCCATTACTCAATCTCGACGCTAGCCCTAAAGCTATTTCGAGGAGAACCAGCTATCTCCGAGTTCGATTGGAATTTCTCCGCTATCCACAGCTCATCCCATGGTTTTTCAACACCAACGCGGTTCGGACCTCCACGGAATTTTACTTCCGCTTCATCCTGTCCATGGATAGGTCACTCGGTTTCGGGTCTGCAGCATGCAACTAGTCGCCCTATTCAGACTCGGTTTCCCTTCGGCTCCATACCTTAAGTATTTAACCTTGCTGCATACCGCAACTCGCTGGCTCGTTCTACAAAAAGCACGCCGTCGCACTTAAATGTGCTTCGACCGGTTGTGGACACACGGTTTCAGGTTCTATTTCACTCCCCTTCCGGGGTTCTTTTCACCTTTCCCTCACGGTACTGCTTCACTATCGGTCACCAGGTAGTATTTAGCCTTGGGAGGTGGTCCTCCCAGCTTCCCACAAGGTTTCACGTGTCTCGTGGTACTCTGGAATAGATCTAACTTAAATTTCTTTTTATTTACAGGGCTTTTACCTTCTGCGGCGGAGCCTTCCAGCTCTCTTCAATTAGGAAATAAAAGTGTTTATGATCTACCCGCAACCCCAGGAACAAGTTCCTGGTTTGGGCTCTTTCTCTTTCGCTCGCCGCTACTTAAGAAATCGATTTTTCTTTCTCTTCCTCCGGGTACTTAGATGTTTCAGTTCCCCGGGTTTGTCTCTATAAACCTATGAATTCAGTTTAAAGTACATGACGTTAGTCATGTGGGTTTCCCCATTCGGAAATCTCCGGATCACAGGCTATTTGCGCCTACCCGAAGCTTATCGCAGCTTATCACGTCCTTCTTCGACTCCTGGTGCCATGGCATTCACCATGCGCCCTTTGTAGCTTGACCTTTAAGTTAAAAATTGCTATAAGCAATTTTTATTTCATTAATAATAAGTTATACACTATTATTAATGTTTGTTTGTTAGTTGATATATTATTACACCAACTATAACTATAAGAATCTTTTAATTCTACAAAGTACGATTAATTATATTAATCTTCATTCAGTATAAATATTCTTTTTAGAATAAATATACATGAATATGCTTTACTTTTAACTTATTTTCTCTGTGCAATTTTCAAAGAACAAATGGTGGGCTTAAATGGACTCGAACCATCGACCTCACGCTTATCAGGCGTGCGCTCTAACCAGCTGAGCTATAAGCCCTCAAAAAAAAATAAACATTAGTGCATCAAACAGAGTATCGACATTAAACCAGTCTTTTAAGATAGAATTAACTATCTTACGACTCCTTAGAAAGGAGGTGATCCAGCCGCAGGTTCTCCTACGGCTACCTTGTTACGACTTCACCCCAATTATTAACCCCACCTTCGGCCGCTGGCCCCTTACGGTTGCCCCACGGACTTCGGGTGTTGCCAACTCTCATGGTGTGACGGGCGGTGTGTACAAGGCCCGGGAACGCATTCACCGCGGCATTCTGATTCGCGATTACTAGCAACTCCAGCTTCATGCAGGCGGGTTTCAGCCTGCAATCCGAACTGAGGTGAATTTTGAAGTTTGGCTCACCCTCGCGGGTTTGCATCTCTCTGTATTCACCATTGTAGCACGTGTGTAGCCCTAGACATAAGGGGCATGATGATTTGACGTCATCCCCACCTTCCTCCCGGTTAACCCGGGCAGTCTCACTAGAGTGCTCAACTTAATGGTAGCAACTAATGATAAGGGTTGCGCTCGTTGCAGGACTTAACCTAACATCTCACGACACGAGCTGACGACAACCATGCACCACCTGTCTCCCTGCCCCGAAGGGCTTCCCTAATTACAGGTAATTCAGGGGATGTCAAGTCTAGGTAAGGTTCTTCGCGTTGCTTCGAATTAAACCACATGCTCCGCTGCTTGTGCGGACCCCCGTCAATTCCTTTGAGTTTTAATCTTGCGATCGTACTTCCCAGGCGGAGTACTTACTGCGTTTACTGCGGCACAGAAGGGGTCGATACCTCCTACACCTAGTACTCATCGTTTACGGCGTGGACTACCAGGGTATCTAATCCTGTTTGCTACCCACGCTTTCGTGCCTCAGCGTCAGTTACAGTCCAGAAAGCCGCCTTCGCCGCTGGTGTTCTTCCTAATCTCTACGCATTTCACCGCTACACTAGGAATTCCGCTTTCCTCTCCTGCACTCTAGATATCCAGTTTGAAATGCAGTCCCCAGGTTGAGCCCGGGGTTTTCACATCCCACTTAAATATCCGCCTGCGCACCCTTTACGCCCAGTAAATCCGGACAACGCTCGCCACCTACGTATTACCGCGGCTGCTGGCACGTAGTTAGCCGTGGCTTCCTCCTTTGGTACCGTCATTATCGTCCCAAAAGACAGGGCTTTACAATCCGAAAACCTTCATCACCCACGCGGCGTTGCTGCATCAGGCTTTCGCCCATTGTGCAATATTCCCCACTGCTGCCTCCCGTAGGAGTCTGGACCGTCTCTCAGTTCCAATGTGGCCGATTACCCTCTCAGGTCGGCTGCGCATCGCTGCCTTGGTAAGCCGTTACCTTACCAACTAGCTAATGCGCCGCGGGCCCATCTCAAAGTGGATTTCTCCTTTGGTTATTTTACCATGCGATAAAATAACTTTATGCGGTATTAATCTCCCTTTCGGGAGGCTATCCCCCTCTTTGAGGCAGGTTGCCCACGTGTTACTCACCCGTCCGCCGCTAGATCCATTCCCGAAGGAATTTCTCTCGCTCGACTTGCATGTGTTAGGCACGCCGCCAGCGTTCGTCCTGAGCCAGGATCAAACTCTCAATTTAATTTCTTATATATAAACTCTTTTCAGAGTTTCAAGTTCAATTTAAGCTCATTTACTTACTCTTAAGCTGTTTTCACAGCTTTCAAAAGAATTGCTGGTTTATTATTCTCTTCTCTGTTTGATTTTCAAGGTTCACTAACATTTACAACGACTAATATGTTATCATATTGAATTTGTATTGTCAAGAAAATATTTTAAATAAAATTCAAAAATATTTTAATTACATTTTCTTTATAACAATACTACATAATAGAAGAAAAAATAAGAGATACTAAGTATCTCTTGCTTTTTTGGTGGAGATAAAGAGACTCGAACTCTTGACCCTCTGCGTGCAAGGCAGATGCTCTCCCAACTGAGCTATACCCCCATAATGGTGGACCTTCAGGGACTCGAACCCCGGACCAACCGGTTATGAGCCGGTTGCTCTAACCAACTGAGCTAAAGATCCATTAAAACCTGGCAACAACTTACTCTCCCACAGAGTCTCCTCTGCAGTACCATCAGCACTATAAAGCTTAACCTACCTGTTCGGCATGGGAAGGAGTGTTACCTTTACGTAATAACCACCAGATATATTTACCTTATCAACAGTAATTAAATTACTACTGATTACATTTAAAAATTATACTAGACTTATATTATTTTGTCAATAGACCTTTTATTAATTTTTAGACATAATTTAGTGTAATTATTGCATGACTTGCTAACTTTATTTTAAGCTTATTAAAAATTCATCAACCTCATTATATTTTCAATAGTTTTTTCTACATTGCTTTGTCCATTTTTTAATGCATTATCTAAAGTTGTAACACCTCTGACTATGCTAAAAATTGAATCTATGCCCTTTTCATAAAGTATATCTATGTCATCTCCAACACTTCCAGCTACTGCTATAACATGTTTCCCATACTTTTTTGCTAACCTTGCAACTCCAACTGGAGTTTTTCCATATTGCGTCTGAAAGTCTATGCTGCCTTCACCTGTGAAAACTATATCGGCATCTTTTAATTTTTCCTCCAGTTTAGAATATTTAATAACTATGTCTGCTCCATTTTCAAGCTTTCCATTTAAAAATGCAATAAGAGCTGTTCCCAACCCTCCGGCAGCTCCAGCACCTGGTACATTCATGACATCTATTTTAAATTGCTCTTTGATTACATTTGCATAATGTCTTAAATTATTATCTAAAATAGCTATCATTTTAGGAGCGGCACCCTTTTGTGGTCCGAAAACATTAGATGCTCCATCTTTCCCACAAAGTGGATTTGTTACATCACAAGCTACTTCTACATTTAGATCTTTTAAACGAGGGTTAAGATTAGTTAAATCAATTTTGTATAATTTGTTTAATTCACCTCCGCCAAAGCCAATTTCATTTCCATGTTCATCTAAAAATCTTCCACCTAAAGCTTGAATTGCACCTACTCCTCCATCATTGGTACAACTTCCTCCAATACCTATTAATAGTTTTTTTATTCCGTGATCTAAACAATTTCTTATTAATTCTCCTGTTCCATAAGTAGTAGTTATCATTGGATTCCTTTTTTCCTTTGGCAAAAGCGCTATCCCACTTGCACTTGCCATTTCTATAATTCCAGTTTGACCATCTCCTAAAATTCCATATTGTGATTCTATTTCATAACCAAGTGGACCAATTACATTTGACTTGTATACTTTACCATTCGTAGCATCTACAAGGGACTGCATTGTTCCTTCTCCGCCATCTGCCATAGGTACATGTATACAATTAACATCTTTATTTACTTTCTTTATCCCCCTCTCCATAGCTTCACAGACTTCTTTCGCAGTCATACTTTCTTTAAAAGAATCCGGTGCTAATAAAATGTTTAAACCTTTC
It encodes the following:
- a CDS encoding glycerate kinase, which translates into the protein MKKGLNILLAPDSFKESMTAKEVCEAMERGIKKVNKDVNCIHVPMADGGEGTMQSLVDATNGKVYKSNVIGPLGYEIESQYGILGDGQTGIIEMASASGIALLPKEKRNPMITTTYGTGELIRNCLDHGIKKLLIGIGGSCTNDGGVGAIQALGGRFLDEHGNEIGFGGGELNKLYKIDLTNLNPRLKDLNVEVACDVTNPLCGKDGASNVFGPQKGAAPKMIAILDNNLRHYANVIKEQFKIDVMNVPGAGAAGGLGTALIAFLNGKLENGADIVIKYSKLEEKLKDADIVFTGEGSIDFQTQYGKTPVGVARLAKKYGKHVIAVAGSVGDDIDILYEKGIDSIFSIVRGVTTLDNALKNGQSNVEKTIENIMRLMNF